The DNA region TACCTCCTCGCCCTCCCCCTCACCGCCGCGCAGGTTCTGCACGCCTCACCCGCCCAGGTAGGTCTGCTCGTCACCGCCGAACTCCTTCCCGTGGTGCTCCTCAGCCTGCCCCTGGGGACCTGGCTGGAGGAATGTTCCCACCGCCGCGTCCTGGTGTGGGGCAGCGCCCTGCGCGGCGCTGTCCTGGCAGCCCTGCCCCTCGCCCCCTTGCTCGGCGGCCTGCGTCTGGAAGGGCTGTATCTCGTGAGCTTCGCCCTGGGTACGCTGGGCCTCGCCTGCACTCTCGCGCGGCAATCCCTGTTGCCGGACGTGGTGCCGCCGAGCGCGCTCACGGAGGCGAACGGCAGGTTGGAGGTCGTCCGCTCCGGGGTCGAGGTCGTCGGGCCAGGGGTCGCGGGTGGCCTCGTGACGGCGCTCGGCGCTCCCCTGGCCCTGCTGGGCGGCGTCGCCGCTTTCCTCGGGTCGGCGGTGGCCCTGGGAGGGCTCCCCGAGGAACCGCACCGTACGAGAGGTATGACACGCCCGGCCTGGCAGGAGACGCGTGAGGGTCTGGCCTTCGTCTGGAACCACGGCCTGCTGCAATGCCACGTCCTCACGGCGGCGACCCTTAACCTGGCGCGGGGCGCCTTTGAGGCCGTATTCGTGCTGTACCTTGCC from Deinococcus aetherius includes:
- a CDS encoding MFS transporter; the encoded protein is MPTPLTLLGRAEGWSALGEQVYLLALPLTAAQVLHASPAQVGLLVTAELLPVVLLSLPLGTWLEECSHRRVLVWGSALRGAVLAALPLAPLLGGLRLEGLYLVSFALGTLGLACTLARQSLLPDVVPPSALTEANGRLEVVRSGVEVVGPGVAGGLVTALGAPLALLGGVAAFLGSAVALGGLPEEPHRTRGMTRPAWQETREGLAFVWNHGLLQCHVLTAATLNLARGAFEAVFVLYLAREIGLGVISIGVVFTVGNVGFLVGAWAARSGTRLGTVLPATTPPAVLAPLLAGAGLLGVPLVGGLGGGNLIAVPLFALTLAVQGVGVVVWGIQHVSLRQALTPPALQSRVHASAGFLAGLPLPLGAWLGGLTAEHFGTSAALWGIGVTGLGACGWLLPAVGRARCRHLRGEAEG